The DNA region ATACCGGCGTTCCTGACTTTCACGTTGATGCCGTTCACCTACTCGATCGCCAACGGCCTGGGCGCCGGCTTCATCGCGTACGTCCTGATCCGTACGGTCCAGGGCCGGATCCGCGATATCCACCCCCTCATGTGGGCCGTGGCCGCCGCGTTCCTGCTTTTCTTCGCGGTGGGACCAATCGAGGCCGCGCTGGGAATGTAGCTTCGCTACACGGGCGTATTGGGGGCCAGCCCCTCGTCACCCGATTCCGCCAGTGCCCGCCGCTTGCGGAGCCGGTCCAGCCGGTTCATGAGCGGCGAAGTGGTGGCACCATGGATCACGATGGACAGTGCCACCACCAGTCCCACGAAGGCCCAGAGCCAGTCAGCCTGCCCGGCGAACTGGCCTTTTCCCAGCGCATAGGAAAGGTAGTAGAGGGAGCCGATTCCGCGGATCCCGAAGAACGAGAGCGCAACGCGTTCCCGCGGGCCCGTCTTGCCGCCCAGCAGGCCCACCCAGCCTGCCAGTGGCCGCACCAGCAGCAGGAACGCCAGCCCCACGAGCAGCTCAGGCCAGCCAATATCGGCGAGCAGGCCGCGGGCAATGGCTCCTCCCAGCAGGACCAGGATCACCACGGTCATCAGCCGCTCGAGCTGCTCCACGTAGGAGTGCAGCACCCGGTGGTAGCCGTGCGTGTGCTCCGCGGCCCTGATGGTTACCGCACACACAAACACGGCAATGAACCCATAGCCCTCGATCATTTCGGTGAGGCCGTAGGCCAGGAATGTCGCGGCCAGGGCAACGAATCCCTCCGAATGGTTGGACAGCCGCATGCTTTCCTTCCGCGTAGAGAAGAACAGCCGCGCCAGCACCTTGCCCGTGCCGAACCCCAGCAGCAAGCCCACCCCCAGCCGCCACAACACATCGATCCCGAACCACTCCGGAAACCACTCCGACGGCGACGCCCCCGCAACGCTGACGGCCATGGCCAAGTACACAAAAGGGAAGGCCAGGCCGTCGTTCAGGCCGGCCTCGGACGTCAGGCCAAACCGGACCTCATCCTCTTTGTCGGCCTCATCGTCCCGATCCGCCGGTTCGCCCACCTGCACCTCGGATGCCAAGACCGGATCCGTGGGCGCCAGGATGGACGCCACCAGCAGGGCAGCACCCAATCCAAGGCCAAGGAACCAGAGTCCCAGCAGCGTCGGGGCTACGATGCACAGGGGCATGGCAATCCCCAGGAGCCGCCAGGTGGTGGCCCAGCGCTTGCGGCCCACCGGCCGGTCAAGGGCCAGTCCGGCGCCCATCAGGGAAATGATGACGCAGACTTCTGACAGTCGGAGGGCAAGATCGCCGTGGGCGATCGGATCCGGATCAGGCAGTGTGGGGACCAGCGAAAAGGCCGCCATGCCGGCCCCCAGGAACACCATAGGCATGGAAAACGGGGCGTTGCGCAGGAGTTTCGGCAGGATGGCGGCCACAAACACTGCGGCACCCGCTGCGGTAAACAGGATGCTGGGGGCTTCAAACATTTGATCCACCATAGCCCGGTGCGGCCGTCCACCGACATGCGCTGAGGTCAATTCCAAGTTCCGGAATTCCAGACAGGACGACGACGGCGCTGCTGGTTTTCGCTGCGGCCACGCGGTGAGCTTGGACCATGGCCCTACCCGCGCTCACCGTCGATGTCCCACCGCAGCCTTGGACGGGCAGGTTCGACGGCGATGGCCGGGAGCACCGCCGCTGGTGGCAGGCGGTGTCGCGCTATGCGCCCGGCAGCACTGCGTCCTCCGCCCCAGCAGGTCTTTCAGCCCTTCCGGCATCCCGCCCGGCTGTTCTTTTGGGGTTTGCCAGCGACGAAGGCGTCCGCCGGAACAGGGGCCGTCCCGGCGCCGCCCTGGCCCCGACTGCCCTCCGCGCCGCCCTGGGGCCGTTGGCGTTCCACCTGGACCGGACGGTGTCCGATGCCGGGGATGTTGTGGTGGCCGGCGGTGCCCTGGAAGCAGGGCAGGCCCGTGCCGGGCTGGCCATCACAGCAATGCTCGACGCCGGCCAGCTCACCGTGGTGCTCGGCGGCGGCCACGAAACAGCTTTTGCCAGTTATCTGGGACTCGCCGGATCCGAAGCGATCCGCGCTGGCAAACGGCTGGGCGTCCTGAACCTGGACGCGCACTTTGACCTCCGCGATGAACCCGTGCCCAGTTCAGGCACACCGTTCCTCCAGATGGCGGCCGCGGAAGCCGCCGCCGGGCGCGGACTCCGGTACGCCGTCGTCGGGATTTCCGAGCCCAACAACACCGGAGCACTGTTCAGCACGGCGGAACGGCTGGGCGTGAGGTATCTGCGGGATGAGGACTGCACTGCGGAGCGCACCCGGGCCTTTGTGGATGACTTCATCGCCGGCGTGGATGTGCTGTACCTGACCATCGATCTTGACGTCCTGCCGGCATCGGTGGCTCCCGGGGTTAGCGCGCCCGCAGCCTACGGCGTCCCGCTCCCGGTCATCAGCGCGGTGTGCCGGCAGGTGGCGGAAAGCGGAAAGCTGTTGCACGTGGACGTGGCCGAGCTGAATCCGGCGTTCGACGTCGACGGCCGGACCGCCACGGTTGCGGCGCGGCTGGTGAACACGGTGTTGCGCTAGGTCCGGGCAGGTTCGGTTCCAACAACGCGGCGAAAAAGCTAAGCAGGCTGTCTAATAGAGTTCATGGACAGCTACCAGCGGAGCAACTGGCCGGCATGAGATACCTACGAATTACTGCGGCACTGTTGCTGGCATCGTCATTGGCCCTTGCGGGCTGCGGCACACCCTTTCCCGCCGATCCCTCCGGAACCCTCGAGCGGGTCACGGAGGGCACGCTGCGGGTAGGGGCCAGCGCAAACGGTGACTGGGTGAGGATTTCTTCCGGGAACGGCAGAGGGCTCCGGGACGAAGACGTCCAG from Arthrobacter pascens includes:
- the hutG gene encoding formimidoylglutamase: MALPALTVDVPPQPWTGRFDGDGREHRRWWQAVSRYAPGSTASSAPAGLSALPASRPAVLLGFASDEGVRRNRGRPGAALAPTALRAALGPLAFHLDRTVSDAGDVVVAGGALEAGQARAGLAITAMLDAGQLTVVLGGGHETAFASYLGLAGSEAIRAGKRLGVLNLDAHFDLRDEPVPSSGTPFLQMAAAEAAAGRGLRYAVVGISEPNNTGALFSTAERLGVRYLRDEDCTAERTRAFVDDFIAGVDVLYLTIDLDVLPASVAPGVSAPAAYGVPLPVISAVCRQVAESGKLLHVDVAELNPAFDVDGRTATVAARLVNTVLR
- a CDS encoding cation:proton antiporter translates to MFEAPSILFTAAGAAVFVAAILPKLLRNAPFSMPMVFLGAGMAAFSLVPTLPDPDPIAHGDLALRLSEVCVIISLMGAGLALDRPVGRKRWATTWRLLGIAMPLCIVAPTLLGLWFLGLGLGAALLVASILAPTDPVLASEVQVGEPADRDDEADKEDEVRFGLTSEAGLNDGLAFPFVYLAMAVSVAGASPSEWFPEWFGIDVLWRLGVGLLLGFGTGKVLARLFFSTRKESMRLSNHSEGFVALAATFLAYGLTEMIEGYGFIAVFVCAVTIRAAEHTHGYHRVLHSYVEQLERLMTVVILVLLGGAIARGLLADIGWPELLVGLAFLLLVRPLAGWVGLLGGKTGPRERVALSFFGIRGIGSLYYLSYALGKGQFAGQADWLWAFVGLVVALSIVIHGATTSPLMNRLDRLRKRRALAESGDEGLAPNTPV